The following proteins come from a genomic window of Anaerolineales bacterium:
- a CDS encoding oligoendopeptidase F: MTRTHKTSRWSLQELLPEGPEQLDGLLDQIESCVREVELYRDRLSNDLAASEFLTLLHKTELLRELTGQVGGYAYLGFAEDTQNPTALSLRDRIEQVLTGVQNRTLFFSLWFKSLSNEVADKFIAAAGELSYHLISIRRFKPYTLTEPEEKIINLKDANGGEALTKIYEILTNGFIFNLEVDGEVKQLTRDGLSQYYHHPSPQVRAATYNELYRVYGGSKAVISQIYFSLVRDWGSEAVELRGYPSPISVRNFGNNIPDPVVDALLEACQKNTLLFQRYFNLKARLLKMDKLRRYDIYAPIASSEKTIEFGTAVPLVLDCFNQFSPQIAQAASQVLEKSHLDSQVRPGKRAGAFSYGVSPKYIPWVLVNYNNCIRDVTTLAHELGHSVHSILASHHSVFNFHAPLPLAETASVFAEMLVTDRLLQGEPDPIIKRDLLLTFLDDAYATVERQAYISIFERQAHQRILAGCTSDELAGLYLKNLQEQFGDALELSDEFAWEWLTIPHIFNSPFYPYAYSFGQLLVLALYQQYLADPGNFVPRYIRLLSYGGSAEPQKMLEEAGMDITSPIFWQGGFDILQDKFEQLEMITGGDQ, encoded by the coding sequence ATGACAAGAACACATAAAACGTCTCGATGGAGTTTACAGGAATTGCTACCCGAAGGCCCTGAGCAGCTGGATGGACTTCTCGACCAAATCGAATCCTGTGTCAGAGAAGTTGAATTGTATCGCGATCGCCTCTCCAACGATTTAGCTGCCTCGGAATTCCTCACCTTGCTGCATAAAACTGAACTATTAAGAGAGCTCACCGGTCAGGTGGGCGGTTATGCGTACCTGGGTTTCGCAGAAGATACTCAAAACCCGACGGCCTTAAGCCTGCGTGATCGCATTGAGCAAGTGCTTACCGGGGTACAAAATCGCACCTTGTTCTTCAGCTTGTGGTTTAAAAGCTTATCAAACGAGGTGGCCGATAAATTTATCGCAGCAGCGGGTGAATTATCTTATCACCTGATCTCCATACGCCGTTTTAAACCTTACACGTTAACTGAGCCAGAAGAAAAGATCATCAATCTCAAGGATGCTAATGGTGGAGAAGCGCTGACAAAGATTTACGAAATCCTCACCAATGGTTTCATTTTTAATTTGGAAGTGGATGGAGAAGTAAAACAGTTAACTCGAGACGGGTTGAGCCAGTATTATCACCATCCATCACCCCAGGTGAGGGCTGCCACATACAATGAGCTGTATCGGGTGTATGGTGGCAGCAAGGCAGTGATTTCCCAAATCTATTTCAGCCTGGTCCGCGATTGGGGCAGTGAAGCGGTGGAGTTGCGGGGTTACCCGAGCCCGATCTCGGTCCGTAATTTTGGTAATAATATCCCCGACCCGGTGGTAGATGCCCTGCTGGAAGCCTGCCAGAAGAACACCTTGCTTTTTCAGCGTTACTTCAATCTAAAAGCCAGACTGCTGAAAATGGACAAGCTGCGACGTTATGACATCTATGCCCCTATCGCCAGCTCGGAAAAGACAATTGAGTTTGGCACTGCTGTACCGTTGGTTCTGGATTGTTTCAACCAGTTTTCGCCGCAAATAGCTCAAGCAGCCTCACAAGTGCTTGAGAAGTCTCACCTTGATTCACAGGTACGACCTGGAAAGCGCGCGGGCGCATTTTCCTACGGCGTGTCGCCAAAGTATATTCCCTGGGTTTTGGTCAATTATAATAATTGCATCCGTGACGTCACCACCCTTGCCCACGAGCTTGGTCACTCGGTACACTCCATCCTGGCCAGTCACCACTCGGTATTTAACTTTCATGCCCCGCTGCCACTGGCAGAAACTGCTTCTGTATTTGCCGAGATGCTGGTGACCGACCGATTGCTGCAAGGGGAACCTGATCCAATTATCAAGCGCGACCTGTTACTGACCTTCCTGGACGATGCGTATGCAACGGTCGAGCGCCAGGCGTATATATCCATTTTTGAGAGGCAGGCGCATCAAAGGATATTGGCCGGCTGTACCAGCGATGAATTGGCAGGCTTATACTTGAAAAATCTGCAAGAACAGTTCGGCGATGCACTCGAGCTTTCCGATGAGTTCGCCTGGGAGTGGCTCACCATCCCGCACATTTTCAATTCTCCGTTCTATCCGTATGCATATAGCTTTGGGCAACTCCTGGTACTGGCGTTATACCAGCAGTACCTGGCTGATCCAGGGAATTTTGTGCCACGCTATATCAGGTTGTTATCATACGGTGGTTCCGCTGAGCCTCAAAAAATGCTTGAAGAAGCGGGTATGGATATTACTTCACCCATTTTTTGGCAGGGGGGCTTTGATATCCTGCAGGATAAATTTGAGCAGCTTGAGATGATCACTGGAGGTGACCAATGA
- a CDS encoding MFS transporter has product MRFPLKSSRLLTIFLIVFIDLLGFSIILPLLPYYAETYGATPFIVGLLVASYAAAQLLGAPLLGRLSDRIGRRPVLLMSVAGTFIGFLLLGLADPLGNYLAGLINPAAANIIILGILFFSRILDGLTGGNITVAQAYITDVTDEQNRAKGLGMIGAAFGLGFIIGPVVGGSLSQYGYSLPAFVAGAISLLNLVMIFLLLPESLTPERRIAESAQRRPPFTFKALQQALNRPKVGPLLQLRFFFSLGFATFQTVFTLFTQGLGLSVQTTSYLLAFVGLMAAIVQGGLIGKLTKRFRENWLIITGLWVMTGALLVWAFTSQLFGLVIVIIPLALAGGVLNTVIQSAITKTVTRQEVGGLLGIATSIESLTRVIAPLAGSYLLQSLGLWAPGVFSALLMGWAIVLAYLRIVRPSHQATMEASQNAVE; this is encoded by the coding sequence TTGAGGTTCCCCTTGAAGAGTAGCCGGCTGTTGACGATATTTTTAATCGTGTTCATCGATTTATTAGGCTTCAGTATTATCCTGCCACTGTTGCCATATTACGCTGAGACATACGGAGCAACACCTTTTATAGTAGGCTTGTTGGTGGCTTCTTATGCCGCTGCCCAGCTGTTAGGAGCCCCACTGCTTGGCAGGTTATCGGATCGTATCGGACGTAGACCAGTTCTACTGATGAGTGTGGCGGGGACATTCATAGGTTTCCTCTTATTGGGCCTGGCTGATCCGCTAGGAAACTATCTGGCTGGATTGATCAATCCTGCTGCAGCCAACATCATTATCCTTGGCATTTTGTTTTTCAGCCGCATCCTGGATGGATTGACCGGGGGGAACATCACCGTCGCTCAGGCATATATCACCGACGTCACAGATGAGCAGAACCGGGCAAAAGGGCTGGGGATGATCGGGGCAGCCTTTGGGTTGGGGTTTATTATTGGGCCAGTTGTTGGAGGGTCATTAAGTCAGTATGGATATAGCCTGCCAGCTTTTGTCGCTGGAGCGATATCGCTTCTCAACCTGGTGATGATCTTTCTATTGTTGCCCGAATCGCTTACACCCGAACGGCGGATCGCTGAATCCGCTCAAAGGCGTCCACCTTTCACCTTCAAAGCTTTGCAGCAAGCCCTCAACCGCCCCAAGGTGGGTCCGCTATTGCAATTGCGTTTCTTCTTTTCGCTGGGATTTGCCACATTCCAAACCGTTTTCACCCTGTTCACCCAGGGCTTGGGGTTAAGTGTTCAAACAACGAGCTATCTGCTGGCTTTTGTCGGGTTAATGGCTGCGATCGTCCAGGGAGGGTTGATTGGCAAGCTGACCAAGCGCTTCCGGGAGAATTGGTTGATCATCACCGGTTTATGGGTAATGACTGGTGCTTTACTAGTCTGGGCATTCACCAGCCAGTTGTTTGGATTGGTGATTGTGATCATCCCCCTGGCACTGGCCGGTGGTGTGTTGAACACTGTCATCCAGAGCGCGATCACCAAAACGGTTACCCGCCAGGAAGTGGGTGGTTTGCTCGGAATTGCTACCTCGATTGAATCGCTCACCCGCGTGATTGCTCCCCTTGCAGGTAGTTACCTGCTGCAAAGCCTTGGATTATGGGCACCTGGTGTTTTCAGCGCCCTGCTGATGGGTTGGGCGATCGTGTTAGCATACTTGCGTATCGTGAGGCCTTCTCATCAAGCGACAATGGAGGCTAGCCAGAATGCAGTTGAATGA
- a CDS encoding PPOX class F420-dependent oxidoreductase, which produces MQWQGSEPWKHIEEESMSNPYKPFEKQKYINLETFRKNGVGVRTPVWFVQEGDVLYARTIADSGKVKRIRNSAKVNIAPCKMDGALLGEWVPAFAREVSDAELDLKVDQLLDKKYGLLKKLFSLRGNSSDQKYTILEMKVSE; this is translated from the coding sequence ATGCAATGGCAAGGCAGCGAGCCCTGGAAGCATATCGAAGAGGAAAGTATGAGCAATCCATATAAACCATTTGAGAAACAGAAATACATAAACCTGGAAACCTTCCGGAAAAATGGTGTGGGTGTCAGAACCCCAGTCTGGTTCGTCCAGGAGGGTGATGTCTTGTACGCCCGCACGATCGCAGATTCCGGCAAAGTGAAGCGAATTCGCAATAGCGCTAAGGTCAATATTGCCCCATGTAAAATGGACGGTGCCTTGCTGGGTGAGTGGGTACCTGCATTTGCCCGTGAAGTGAGCGACGCTGAGCTTGACCTGAAAGTTGACCAGTTGCTAGATAAGAAATACGGCCTGCTGAAGAAGCTATTTTCCCTGCGTGGTAATTCTTCGGACCAGAAATACACTATACTAGAAATGAAAGTGAGTGAATAA
- a CDS encoding tryptophan-rich sensory protein: MKKDIFRQIAVVLTVVATITVNALANILPINGQNTGTISDRFNVYFVPAGYVFSIWGLIYLGLIAFAIFQALPSQRQNPRLRSTGWWISLGGLANIIWIFLWHYQKFPLTLVAMLLLLATLIITYLRLGIGRVKVSPAERYTTHLTFSIYLGWITVATVANVTSLLDYLKWDGFGISAVVWMGIVLAAVFIIAGMMNFTRRDVAYTAVILWALAGIAVKFENISAVAIPTWITFVLVAVTLFVAYLLPRRPLEDITTLPTTGTA; this comes from the coding sequence ATGAAAAAAGATATCTTTCGGCAGATTGCAGTCGTCCTTACCGTGGTGGCTACCATCACGGTAAATGCCCTGGCGAATATCCTCCCGATCAATGGCCAGAATACCGGTACAATCTCTGATCGCTTTAATGTCTATTTTGTGCCTGCCGGTTATGTGTTCTCCATCTGGGGGTTGATCTACCTTGGGTTGATCGCCTTTGCGATATTCCAGGCTCTTCCCTCCCAGAGGCAAAATCCCCGCTTACGCAGCACAGGTTGGTGGATCTCATTGGGAGGTCTTGCCAATATCATCTGGATCTTCCTGTGGCACTATCAGAAATTCCCCCTGACCCTGGTTGCCATGCTGCTCCTGCTCGCCACTTTGATTATCACCTACCTGCGGTTGGGGATTGGTCGTGTTAAGGTCTCGCCTGCTGAACGATACACTACCCATCTCACTTTCAGCATCTACCTGGGATGGATCACTGTGGCAACCGTCGCCAATGTCACCAGCTTGCTGGATTATCTAAAATGGGATGGTTTCGGGATCAGTGCAGTAGTCTGGATGGGCATCGTCCTGGCAGCAGTCTTTATCATAGCAGGTATGATGAATTTCACCCGCCGGGATGTTGCCTATACCGCGGTTATTTTGTGGGCTCTGGCAGGCATCGCCGTTAAATTTGAAAACATCTCGGCCGTTGCTATCCCAACCTGGATCACCTTCGTATTGGTGGCTGTCACTTTGTTCGTGGCCTATTTACTTCCCAGGCGACCATTGGAAGACATAACGACCTTACCGACAACTGGAACAGCATGA
- a CDS encoding alpha/beta hydrolase yields the protein MKRLIKHPGALALAGGLTLLLVGPLLIPVPPLKGTFKPRDLADDDSEFIQLNGLDIHVKRAGQGELVFVLLHGFAASLYSWHAVTPALSQLGKVIAYDRPGFGLSSHPLVWKGQNPYSLDSQVALLHSLLDHFGIRQAILVGNSAGGTLAMQAALAYPERVSALVLVDPAIYHGMGTPAWLRPVLTTPQMRRMGPLFTRQVLTRGRDLLKLAWHDPDQITPEMEQFYQKPFRVENWDKALWEFTLASQASNLSARLNEISMPVLVVTGDDDRIVPTADSVKLAKALPNGTLHVIGNTGHVPHEEKPQAFMDAVSQFISNLTQENIHA from the coding sequence ATGAAACGCCTGATCAAGCATCCTGGCGCCCTGGCCCTGGCAGGCGGCCTGACCTTGCTGCTGGTTGGTCCTCTCCTCATCCCTGTGCCTCCCCTGAAGGGCACCTTCAAGCCACGCGACCTGGCGGATGACGACTCGGAGTTTATCCAGCTCAACGGATTAGACATCCACGTCAAAAGAGCCGGGCAGGGCGAGCTGGTGTTCGTGCTGCTGCATGGTTTTGCAGCCAGCCTTTATTCATGGCACGCCGTCACGCCTGCGCTATCCCAACTGGGCAAGGTGATTGCCTATGATCGGCCGGGGTTTGGATTATCTTCCCATCCGCTTGTCTGGAAAGGGCAGAACCCGTACAGCCTTGACTCCCAGGTTGCTCTGCTGCATAGCCTGTTGGATCATTTTGGGATTCGGCAGGCCATCCTGGTGGGTAATTCAGCGGGTGGAACGTTAGCCATGCAGGCCGCCCTGGCTTATCCGGAGCGGGTCTCGGCTCTGGTCCTGGTCGACCCGGCCATTTACCACGGTATGGGTACGCCTGCCTGGCTGCGACCTGTGTTAACCACCCCGCAGATGCGCCGTATGGGACCATTATTCACCCGACAGGTTCTCACCCGTGGTCGTGATCTGCTCAAACTGGCCTGGCATGATCCAGACCAGATAACTCCAGAAATGGAGCAGTTCTATCAAAAGCCATTTAGAGTGGAGAATTGGGATAAAGCGTTGTGGGAGTTCACCCTCGCCAGCCAGGCTTCCAATTTATCAGCGCGCCTCAATGAGATAAGCATGCCGGTTTTAGTGGTCACTGGCGACGATGACCGTATTGTACCGACAGCCGACAGTGTGAAACTTGCCAAAGCTTTACCGAACGGAACGCTGCATGTCATCGGCAACACCGGGCATGTCCCCCACGAAGAAAAGCCCCAGGCATTTATGGACGCAGTATCTCAATTCATCTCTAATCTGACTCAGGAGAATATTCATGCCTAG
- a CDS encoding deoxyribodipyrimidine photo-lyase codes for MSVAIWWIQRDLRLSDNQALSASLRQADIVIPLFILDPRLLNAAHASHARTAFLLDGLRLLDADLRQRGSALIVRQGNPIEELQRVFREAGASVILAEADVSPYARQRDSRVQRELPLILTAGVTVYSPQELLKPDGSPYTVFTPFSRKWKSLPLPGEPLPAPDAMVPMPALQSLDIPTFAPSHTQPNFIAGEKEALDRLGSFVDADIYHYSQTRDRMDLTATSGLSPYLRFGMLSARQAVMAARKAWEVSPDTLSRKGAEAWLNELIWREFYAGILDHFPHVLQTSFRRELGRIPWLEDEAGFLAWSQGRTGYPIIDAGMRQLNTHGWMHNRARMLTASFLVKDLLIDWRRGAAYFMEHLVDGDPAANNGGWQWTAGTGTDAAPYFRVFNPVLQAKKFDPSGAYVRRWVPELSAVPDEFIHAPQGMPANLQAQVGCVIGKDYPAPIVDHAMARQRALEAYRRGKYEQSI; via the coding sequence ATGAGTGTAGCAATCTGGTGGATCCAGCGTGACCTGCGGCTGAGTGATAATCAAGCCCTGTCGGCTTCCCTGCGGCAGGCAGATATCGTTATCCCTCTTTTCATACTTGATCCACGTTTGCTGAACGCTGCACATGCCAGCCATGCCCGTACTGCATTCCTCCTGGATGGATTGCGATTGCTGGATGCCGACTTACGCCAGCGAGGCAGTGCTTTAATTGTAAGGCAGGGTAATCCCATCGAAGAGCTTCAGCGTGTTTTCCGTGAGGCTGGCGCTTCGGTAATCCTCGCTGAAGCGGACGTCTCACCCTATGCCCGGCAACGTGATAGCCGTGTGCAACGTGAGCTGCCCTTAATTCTCACTGCGGGTGTTACGGTTTATTCACCGCAGGAACTGCTGAAGCCAGATGGATCGCCATACACCGTGTTCACGCCTTTCAGCCGCAAGTGGAAGAGCCTGCCACTGCCAGGCGAGCCACTGCCTGCACCTGACGCTATGGTTCCTATGCCTGCCCTGCAAAGCCTGGATATTCCAACTTTTGCCCCTTCTCATACCCAACCAAATTTCATTGCTGGTGAAAAGGAAGCATTAGATCGCCTTGGATCATTCGTTGACGCTGATATCTATCATTATTCCCAGACGAGGGATCGCATGGATCTTACCGCCACTTCAGGGCTCTCACCGTACCTGCGGTTTGGAATGCTCTCAGCCCGGCAGGCGGTAATGGCTGCTCGAAAAGCCTGGGAAGTGTCACCAGATACCCTAAGCCGGAAAGGAGCAGAAGCCTGGCTGAATGAATTGATCTGGCGTGAGTTTTATGCCGGCATATTGGATCATTTTCCCCATGTGCTCCAAACATCCTTTCGGCGTGAGCTTGGCCGTATCCCCTGGCTTGAAGATGAAGCCGGCTTTCTCGCCTGGTCGCAAGGACGCACAGGCTACCCCATCATCGATGCAGGCATGCGGCAGCTCAATACCCATGGATGGATGCACAACCGGGCGCGCATGCTCACAGCTTCCTTCTTAGTTAAAGACTTGCTGATCGATTGGCGCAGAGGTGCCGCTTATTTTATGGAGCATTTAGTAGATGGTGACCCGGCTGCCAATAACGGTGGCTGGCAGTGGACGGCTGGGACGGGTACCGATGCTGCGCCATACTTCAGGGTTTTCAACCCTGTGCTGCAGGCCAAGAAATTTGATCCAAGTGGTGCATATGTTCGCCGCTGGGTTCCAGAACTATCGGCTGTACCCGATGAATTTATCCATGCTCCCCAGGGTATGCCAGCCAACCTGCAAGCGCAGGTAGGTTGCGTGATCGGAAAAGATTATCCAGCTCCAATCGTTGACCATGCAATGGCAAGGCAGCGAGCCCTGGAAGCATATCGAAGAGGAAAGTATGAGCAATCCATATAA
- a CDS encoding phytoene desaturase, with translation MRGMMKSKSVAVIGAGVGGICAAIHLASQGLHVTVFEKNPHPGGRCDWIELEGHHFDTGPTLMVMHQVYEQEFSALGTPMQELLDLQHVDPSYHLVFDDGSQLALTSDMGSLQKQLESIEAGAYKKFVRYHAEGRRHYELAMRKLVDRDFRRFSDFFCLSNLPLIYQVKPLVKHYDHMSAYFKNPRLKAAFSFQDVYMGLSPFDAPATFSLMPYTEQEHGVWYPRGGMYSIVEALTTLARQAGVEFAFDTTVEGIRVENGRASGLDLEHNQHIRPDVILANADLPYIYNNLLPKSAMAERILKKKYSCSVISFFWGVDKVYPTLSPHTLFLVDDYRQNFKSIIDDLDIPDNPSLYIHAPSRLDPSMAPAGQDTLIAIVPVGHLDETNDQDWENRTDLARKHVFHRLAGLGITDLEAHIKCETTFTPLSWRKRYNLVKGSTHGLSHNLTQLAYFRPANRHSTFRNLYFVGASTHPGTGMPTAMISGRLVARRILDELGGLD, from the coding sequence ATGCGAGGAATGATGAAATCCAAATCTGTGGCTGTCATTGGGGCGGGGGTGGGGGGCATCTGTGCGGCAATCCACCTGGCGTCACAAGGCTTACATGTGACTGTGTTCGAGAAGAACCCTCACCCAGGTGGGCGTTGCGATTGGATCGAGCTTGAGGGGCATCATTTTGATACTGGCCCGACCTTGATGGTCATGCATCAGGTTTATGAACAAGAATTTTCTGCATTGGGCACTCCCATGCAGGAATTGTTGGACTTGCAACATGTTGACCCAAGCTATCACCTTGTTTTCGATGATGGCAGCCAGCTGGCCCTTACCTCGGATATGGGCTCGCTTCAAAAACAGCTTGAATCGATCGAGGCTGGCGCTTATAAGAAGTTTGTTCGCTACCACGCAGAAGGGCGACGGCATTATGAGCTTGCCATGCGAAAGCTGGTGGATCGCGATTTTCGCCGATTTTCTGATTTTTTCTGTTTAAGCAACTTGCCGCTCATTTATCAGGTTAAGCCTTTGGTGAAGCATTATGACCACATGTCGGCTTACTTCAAGAACCCCAGATTAAAGGCAGCCTTTTCATTCCAGGACGTTTACATGGGTCTGAGCCCGTTTGACGCTCCGGCAACTTTCTCATTAATGCCATACACTGAGCAAGAGCATGGTGTGTGGTATCCCCGAGGGGGCATGTACAGCATCGTGGAAGCCCTAACTACCCTGGCACGCCAGGCCGGGGTGGAATTTGCCTTCGATACCACCGTGGAAGGCATTCGAGTAGAGAACGGACGCGCTTCCGGGCTTGACCTGGAACACAACCAGCATATCAGGCCGGACGTTATCCTGGCCAATGCAGATCTTCCATACATTTACAATAATCTCCTGCCAAAGAGCGCCATGGCAGAGAGAATCTTGAAAAAAAAGTATTCCTGCTCAGTGATCAGCTTCTTCTGGGGTGTGGATAAGGTCTATCCCACCCTGAGCCCCCACACCTTATTCCTTGTGGATGATTACCGCCAAAATTTTAAATCAATCATTGATGATCTGGATATTCCAGATAATCCCAGCTTATACATCCACGCCCCAAGCCGCTTGGACCCTTCAATGGCGCCTGCAGGGCAGGACACATTAATAGCCATTGTGCCTGTCGGGCATTTAGATGAAACCAACGATCAAGACTGGGAAAACCGCACCGACCTGGCGCGCAAGCATGTCTTTCACCGCCTGGCTGGGCTAGGGATCACAGACCTTGAAGCCCACATTAAATGCGAGACCACCTTCACGCCGTTGTCCTGGAGGAAGCGTTACAATCTGGTGAAAGGTTCCACGCACGGCTTATCGCACAACCTCACCCAGCTGGCATACTTCCGCCCCGCGAACAGGCACTCTACTTTCCGAAACCTGTACTTTGTCGGTGCCAGCACGCATCCGGGCACGGGGATGCCAACTGCGATGATCTCAGGCCGGTTGGTAGCCAGGCGCATCCTGGATGAGCTTGGTGGTCTGGATTGA
- a CDS encoding alkyl hydroperoxide reductase, with product MPRVPINAPAPDFSLKSFNGETIRLSDYRDKSIVLLVFNRGFIUPFCRQHMAQLRQDYQQFTSRNIQVIVVGPEDAKAFASYWKENDLPFIGLPDPKASVLKLYGQEVNLFKLGRMPAQVIVDKAGVARYAHYGHDMSDIPSNQEVLELIDRLSIEPG from the coding sequence ATGCCTAGAGTACCAATCAATGCACCTGCACCTGATTTTTCACTAAAGAGTTTCAATGGTGAGACTATTCGGTTATCAGATTACCGGGACAAATCTATCGTCTTGTTGGTGTTCAACCGGGGTTTCATCTGACCATTCTGCAGGCAGCACATGGCGCAGTTGCGTCAGGACTACCAGCAATTTACCAGTCGAAATATTCAGGTGATCGTAGTTGGACCGGAGGACGCCAAGGCATTCGCTTCCTATTGGAAGGAGAATGACCTGCCATTCATTGGTTTACCGGATCCAAAGGCAAGTGTGCTCAAGCTTTACGGGCAAGAGGTCAACCTTTTTAAGTTAGGCCGGATGCCTGCGCAGGTGATCGTAGACAAAGCAGGGGTGGCACGCTATGCCCATTACGGCCATGACATGTCTGACATCCCATCGAATCAAGAGGTCTTAGAACTGATCGATCGTTTATCGATAGAGCCCGGGTAA
- a CDS encoding adenylate/guanylate cyclase domain-containing response regulator encodes MSRNVTSGRLLVVDDNKVNRLLLGRGLEQQGHQVAFAENGRQALDLLHQSKFDLMLLDIQMPEMDGYQVLERLASDLELRDIPVIVTSALEELDSVVRCIEMGAEDYLIKPVNPVLLRARIGACLEKKHLRDQQRELIKRFATAEVAQDLEESGFALGGRFIEATTMFSDIRGFTALAESQSPADTIELLNTYYTLMFEAISGQGGVVNQMVGDGLMAIFGAPMPLPNHAEQAVRAALEMIDMITLLNIDRDAASKPTIKIGIGIATGQVIAGYTGTQHRATYTCVGDTVNLAARLEAYTKVAQVPILIDEITRQSLHESIKVDDLGTVDIKGKNHAVRIYSIPVG; translated from the coding sequence ATGAGCCGTAATGTAACATCCGGGCGCTTGCTGGTGGTAGATGACAACAAGGTCAACCGCCTGCTCCTCGGGCGTGGCCTGGAACAGCAAGGCCACCAGGTAGCCTTCGCTGAAAATGGTCGCCAGGCGTTGGACCTGCTGCACCAAAGTAAATTTGACCTGATGCTGCTTGATATCCAGATGCCCGAGATGGATGGTTACCAGGTGCTTGAGAGGTTAGCCAGTGACCTGGAATTGCGCGACATCCCCGTAATTGTCACTTCAGCCCTGGAAGAATTGGATAGCGTTGTGCGCTGCATCGAGATGGGCGCCGAAGATTACCTGATTAAGCCAGTTAATCCAGTTTTGTTAAGGGCACGTATCGGGGCATGCCTGGAGAAGAAACACTTGCGTGACCAGCAGAGAGAGCTCATCAAGCGCTTTGCCACTGCCGAAGTTGCGCAGGATTTAGAGGAATCAGGGTTTGCCCTGGGTGGCCGCTTCATTGAAGCCACCACCATGTTCTCTGATATTCGGGGTTTTACCGCCCTGGCTGAATCTCAATCCCCTGCCGATACCATCGAGCTGCTCAACACTTATTACACCTTGATGTTCGAAGCCATCAGTGGTCAGGGAGGCGTCGTCAACCAGATGGTGGGGGATGGCCTGATGGCTATTTTTGGGGCACCGATGCCGCTGCCAAACCACGCTGAGCAGGCTGTTCGGGCTGCATTGGAAATGATCGATATGATCACCCTGTTAAATATTGATCGAGACGCGGCCAGTAAGCCAACCATAAAAATCGGGATAGGCATTGCTACGGGGCAGGTGATCGCAGGCTATACCGGCACTCAACACCGGGCCACGTATACCTGCGTGGGCGATACGGTTAACCTGGCAGCCCGTCTTGAGGCATATACCAAGGTCGCGCAGGTGCCGATCTTGATCGACGAGATCACACGTCAATCATTGCATGAGTCGATCAAGGTGGATGACCTGGGAACGGTAGATATCAAGGGCAAGAATCACGCAGTCAGGATCTATTCAATCCCGGTAGGATGA